The following proteins come from a genomic window of Corallococcus sp. NCRR:
- a CDS encoding methyl-accepting chemotaxis protein, with the protein MAVPLKHPLRPWVTTRDENPAVRSSRVRARAPAVRCAVSGIGPADGPDLRGPDGVAVAGRRRGGGVPVAPGLGGPGEHGPLPRGGGGGAGPGPGEPAGGARAHAPRPRVHPARHRGGAGADVRAAHPPDGRPHRDALPHLRLAGAARHLPGLEGAAHLQRRGGGGPLPARDALAGVHLRHARPRVLAVDGAHCVGGVRGRLPRRLLRAGPARPPGGRAARGAVGAVPDRGGGAGRPAADGHRERAARRRDDADGVHRRAAPGALPPGPRAGGDAGDGGGDPPDVDRRLGAGRPGAGGHAAGRGCGRGGGRGHRPGRGGAGGPARADGGPLRAHPGAGGVHGADRRHHPHGAGPGGPVQRARHHAAIEAARAGEVGRGFAVVAREMRGLASQSVTATQQVRAVLDDTRSRIQGVVDLTRQGGERMGRGIETLRASGERLGMLSGLVKGNADAVRQISASVSQQSAGVSQIFTAVSDLTALMQASVARVEATHAAADRLQQVTDQVHGVIALYQDRT; encoded by the coding sequence GTTCGATGCGCAGTGTCTGGCATTGGGCCGGCGGACGGACCGGACCTTCGTGGTCCTGATGGTGTTGCAGTGGCTGGGCGGCGTCGCGGCGGCGGCGTACCTGTCGCCCCGGGCCTGGGAGGGCCTGGAGAGCACGGTCCACTCCCACGTGGTGGCGGCGGTGGGGCTGGGCCTGGTCCTGGGGAGCCTGCCGGTGGTGCTCGCGCTCACGCGCCCCGGCCGCGAGTCCACCCGGCACGTCATCGCGGTGGGGCAGGCGCTGATGTCCGGGCTGCTCATCCACCTGATGGGCGGCCGCATCGAGACGCACTTCCACATCTTCGGCTCGCTGGCGCTGCTCGCCATCTACCGGGACTGGAAGGTGCTGCTCACCTTCAGCGGCGTGGTGGCGGCGGACCACTTCCTGCGCGGGATGCTCTGGCCGGAGTCCATCTTCGGCATGCACGCCCGCGAGTCCTGGCGGTGGATGGAGCACACTGCGTGGGTGGTGTTCGAGGACGTCTTCCTCGTCGCCTCCTGCGTGCAGGGCCAGCGAGACCTCCGGGAGGCCGCGCGGCGCGAGGCGCAGTTGGAGCTGTCCCGGACCGAGGTGGAGGAGCAGGTCGTCCGGCCGCTGATGGGCACCGCGAGCGCGCTGCGCGACGCCGTGACGACGCTGACGGAGTCCACCGGCGAGCAGCGCCAGGAGCTCTCCCGCCAGGCCCGCGCGCTGGAGGAGACGCGGGTGACGGCGGAGGAGATCCGCCAGACGTCGATCGTCGCCTCGGCGCAGGCCGCCCGGGTGCTGGAGGCCACGCAGCAGGCCGGGGATGTGGGCGCGGCGGTGGAAGAGGCCATCGGCCAGGGCGTGGAGGGGCTGGCGGACCTGCGCGCGCAGACGGCGGACCTCTCCGAGCGCATCCAGGGGCTGGCGGCGTTCACGGAGCGGATCGCCGGCATCACCCGCACGGTGCAGGACCTGGCGGACCAGTCCAACGTGCTCGCCATCACGCGGCCATCGAGGCGGCGCGGGCCGGCGAGGTGGGCCGGGGCTTCGCGGTGGTGGCGCGGGAGATGCGGGGCCTGGCGTCCCAGTCCGTCACGGCCACGCAACAGGTGCGCGCGGTGCTGGATGACACGCGCTCCCGAATCCAGGGGGTGGTGGACCTCACCCGCCAGGGCGGCGAACGCATGGGCCGGGGCATCGAGACCCTCCGCGCCTCCGGTGAACGGCTGGGCATGCTGTCCGGGCTGGTGAAGGGCAACGCGGACGCCGTCCGCCAGATTTCGGCCTCGGTGAGCCAGCAGTCGGCGGGCGTGTCGCAGATCTTCACCGCCGTGTCGGACCTGACGGCGCTGATGCAGGCCTCGGTGGCCCGGGTGGAGGCCACCCACGCGGCGGCGGACCGCCTCCAGCAGGTCACCGACCAGGTCCACGGCGTCATCGCCCTGTATCAAGACAGGACCTGA